TAGGTCGTCCCGGTCGACGTTCAGTCGCGAACAGATCTAATGTCGTACGGTCCGTTTGTTCTTTGGCCATGATTCAGATAATTCGGGGAAAACGAGCGGCCCTGCTATTGCCGGGGCGATGAGCGCGACATCATACATTACTGATATCAGCACGCCAACGACTGGAGGCCAACAGGCGTCCAGTCGCTGACATTTTAATCAAATCGCGTTCTCAGAGAGATAACGACGGATGGCGCGCAGCACCGCTTCCGGTTTTTCGGCGTGAACCCAGTGGCCCGCACCGGCAATCACATGCGCACGCGCCTGCGGGAATTGCGCCAGCAGCGCATCGCGATAGGCTTCGGTGACATACGGTGAATTACCGCCGCGAATAAAGAGCGTAGGGGACTGCCAAGCGGGAACCGGCTGCCAGCCGACAATGTTATCGTACTGATCCCACAGGACCGGCACGTTAAATCGCCACGCGCCCTCGACGAACGACTTCAGCAGAAATTGCACTACGCCTTCTTCATCTAACTGCTCGCGCATAATCGCCGCCGCCTGCTGGCGGGTTGCAGCGCCCGCTTCAGTGACGGCGTTGATCGCCGCAAAGATTTCATCGTGGCGACGCACATCGTAATCCACGGGCGCCACGTCAATCACCACCAGCTGGTTGATGCGCTCTGGCGCAATTGCCGTCAGGGCCATCACCGCTTTACCGCCCATTGAATGCCCAATCAGCGTCGCTTTTTCGATGTTATTCGCATCAAGCGTATCCAGCAGATCCTGGGCCATCGCCGCATAAGTCATCTCCGGATCGCGGGCTGAAATACCGTGGTTGCGCATATCGACCTGCAAAATATCGTGATCGGTAACCAGATCGCGCGCCAGCACGCCCAAATTATCAAGGCTGCCAAAAAGGCCGTGAACCAGTACGATGGGAGAATTATTGTTCGGCGATTGTGCAGATTGCGCTCGGCTATTCAATTTCATGGCAAAGTTCTTTTTTTACGTATGTCAGGTTAGGGTATTATGTTGACCATTCTGCCGCCCGGCTGCAAGGATCCAGTTTATTCTGACTTTTGCCGCCACCCTGGCTTGACCCTATCCGCGGTTGGGATTAGCCCCTATAATCCCAACGACTTGTATTCAGATAAGATATTGCACTGGATTAAGATGAAAACAATCGAAGTTGATGATGAGCTCTATGCGTATATTGCCAGCCACACGCGACATATTGGCGAGAGTGCGTCCGACATTTTACGTCGCATGCTGAAATTTTCTGCTGCTTCACAGCCTGCAACTCCGGTTTCAAAAGAGGTTCGCGCGTCGAACGTCGTGGCGGAAGCAAAAACCGTTGCGCCGGTTAAAGACAAAGTGCGCGCGGTGCGTGAACTGCTGCTCTCCGACGAATACGCAGAGCAAAAGAAAGCGGTTAACCGTTTTCTGCTGGTGCTGACTACACTTTATTCACTGGATAACAAAGCGTTTGCTGAGGCGACCGAGTCGCTCCACGGCCGTACGCGCGTGTACTTCGCGGCGGATGAGCAGACGCTGATTCAAAACGGTAACCAAACCAAACCAAAACAGGTTCCGGGTACCCCATATTGGGTCATCACCAATACCAACACCGGACGCAAACGCAGCATGGTCGAACACATCATGCAGTCGATGCAATTCCCGGCGGAATTGATTGAAAAGGTTTGCGGAACAATTTAACCCTTGCATAAGAAGGACCAGGCAATGGCAAATCACGAACGTGCGGGTCAGCCTGCACAACAAAGCGATTTGATTAACGTCGCTCAGCTTACCTCTCAGTACTATGTATTGAAGCCGGAAGTGGGCAACGCAGAACACGCAGTGAAGTTTGGTACGTCTGGCCACCGCGGCGGTGCGGCACGCCACAGCTTTAACGAACCGCATATTCTGGCCATTGCTCAGGCCATCGCTGAAGAACGCGCCAAAAACGGTATTACCGGTCCGTGCTTCGTCGGTAAAGACACCCACGCGCTGTCCGAACCGGCCTTCATTTCCGTTCTGGAAGTGCTGGCAGCGAATGGTGTGGATGTCGTTATCCAGGAAGACAACGGCTATACCCCAACGCCTGCGGTCTCGAACGCTATTCTGGTGCACAACAAAAAAGGCGGCGCGCAGGCGGACGGTATCGTTATCACGCCATCGCACAACCCACCGGATGATGGCGGTATCAAATACAACCCACCTAACGGTGGCCCGGCTGATACTAACGTCACCAAAGTGGTTGAGGACCGTGCGAACGCGCTGCTGGCTGATGGCCTGAAAGGCGTGAAGCGTATTTCTCTGGATGCTGCGATGGCCTCTGGTCACGTGAAAGCGATCGATCTGGTTCAGCCATTTATCGAAGGGCTCGCGGATATCGTGGATATCGCGGCGATCCAAAAAGCGGGACTCAAGCTGGGCGTCGATCCGCTGGGCGGCTCCGGTATCGAATACTGGAAACGCATCGCGGAGTTCTACAAGCTGGATCTGACCATCGTTAACGATCAGGTCGATCAGACGTTCCGCTTTATGCATCTGGATAAAGATGGCGCAATCCGTATGGACTGCTCTTCCGAGTGCGCGATGGCCGGTCTGCTGGCACTGCGCGACAAGTTCGATCTGGCATTTGCTAACGACCCGGATTATGACCGTCACGGTATCGTCACGCCTGCGGGTCTGATGAACCCAAACCATTATCTGGCGGTGGCGATTAACTATCTGTTCCAGCATCGCCCTCAGTGGGGCAAAGACGTTGCGGTAGGTAAAACGCTGGTG
This sequence is a window from Enterobacter sp. 638. Protein-coding genes within it:
- the seqA gene encoding replication initiation negative regulator SeqA, giving the protein MKTIEVDDELYAYIASHTRHIGESASDILRRMLKFSAASQPATPVSKEVRASNVVAEAKTVAPVKDKVRAVRELLLSDEYAEQKKAVNRFLLVLTTLYSLDNKAFAEATESLHGRTRVYFAADEQTLIQNGNQTKPKQVPGTPYWVITNTNTGRKRSMVEHIMQSMQFPAELIEKVCGTI
- the ybfF gene encoding esterase, with product MKLNSRAQSAQSPNNNSPIVLVHGLFGSLDNLGVLARDLVTDHDILQVDMRNHGISARDPEMTYAAMAQDLLDTLDANNIEKATLIGHSMGGKAVMALTAIAPERINQLVVIDVAPVDYDVRRHDEIFAAINAVTEAGAATRQQAAAIMREQLDEEGVVQFLLKSFVEGAWRFNVPVLWDQYDNIVGWQPVPAWQSPTLFIRGGNSPYVTEAYRDALLAQFPQARAHVIAGAGHWVHAEKPEAVLRAIRRYLSENAI
- the pgm gene encoding phosphoglucomutase (alpha-D-glucose-1,6-bisphosphate-dependent), with the translated sequence MANHERAGQPAQQSDLINVAQLTSQYYVLKPEVGNAEHAVKFGTSGHRGGAARHSFNEPHILAIAQAIAEERAKNGITGPCFVGKDTHALSEPAFISVLEVLAANGVDVVIQEDNGYTPTPAVSNAILVHNKKGGAQADGIVITPSHNPPDDGGIKYNPPNGGPADTNVTKVVEDRANALLADGLKGVKRISLDAAMASGHVKAIDLVQPFIEGLADIVDIAAIQKAGLKLGVDPLGGSGIEYWKRIAEFYKLDLTIVNDQVDQTFRFMHLDKDGAIRMDCSSECAMAGLLALRDKFDLAFANDPDYDRHGIVTPAGLMNPNHYLAVAINYLFQHRPQWGKDVAVGKTLVSSAMIDRVVNDLGRKLVEVPVGFKWFVDGLHDGSFGFGGEESAGASFLRFDGTPWSTDKDGIIMCLLAAEITAVTGKNPQEHYNELAARFGAPSYNRIQASATSAQKAALSKLSPEMVSANTLAGDPITARLTAAPGNGASIGGLKVMTENGWFAARPSGTEDAYKIYCESFLGDEHRQLIEKEAVEIVSEVLKNA